In Rhodobacter xanthinilyticus, a single window of DNA contains:
- a CDS encoding transposase, which produces MHRLGLGISDDTVLRQLKKRAQDIAEPPRAIGIDDWSWRKSQTYGTIIVDLERRVVIDILEDGDVVSCTNWLKRHPEVEVISRDRCGLYAQSARQGAPQGSRPSSWCNFPGGLRS; this is translated from the coding sequence TTGCACCGCTTGGGCCTTGGGATCAGCGATGACACGGTGCTCAGGCAGTTGAAGAAGCGTGCTCAAGACATCGCCGAGCCGCCGAGGGCCATCGGAATCGACGACTGGAGCTGGCGGAAGTCGCAGACCTACGGCACGATCATTGTCGATTTGGAGCGTCGCGTGGTGATCGACATTCTTGAGGATGGAGATGTTGTCAGCTGCACCAACTGGCTGAAGCGACACCCCGAGGTGGAAGTGATCAGCAGAGATCGGTGCGGTCTTTACGCCCAGTCTGCACGGCAAGGGGCACCGCAGGGGTCACGTCCGTCAAGCTGGTGTAATTTCCCTGGTGGCCTGAGGTCATGA
- a CDS encoding TRAP transporter large permease, which yields MTVAALMFPALFALVLAGIPVAFSLAIVSAGAGLVAFGPNVFGQLYGSFYSAATNFILAAIPMFVLMGAILERSGIAERLFKVMQIWLGRLPGGLAVATIAMGAVFAAAAGVVGAVEVMIGMMAIPAMQRYRYNNSLIAGTICAGGSLGTMIPPSVIAVMYASLAQISVGELLAGIASPTEAAAVGALGALVVCVFYGRFSIGMLREALKITVRISAMILLIVAAGTMFMGTFAANGGSRLIRSAVESAGFGEVGVIVFFLVIVLLLGFVLDWTANVLICVPLFTPFVRQAGIDPVWFGTMVIIVIQTSYLTPPMASSIFYLKSIAPPDMTYGQMYRGVLPFIFLQLVTLAIVALFPAIATWLPDQIEGF from the coding sequence ATGACCGTTGCCGCCCTCATGTTTCCGGCCCTGTTCGCACTCGTGCTTGCGGGCATTCCCGTCGCCTTTTCACTCGCGATCGTCTCTGCGGGCGCCGGGCTCGTCGCCTTTGGTCCAAACGTCTTCGGCCAGCTCTATGGATCGTTCTACTCGGCGGCGACGAACTTCATCCTGGCCGCCATTCCGATGTTCGTGCTGATGGGCGCGATCCTCGAACGTTCGGGAATTGCCGAACGGCTGTTCAAGGTCATGCAGATCTGGCTTGGCCGTCTGCCCGGCGGCCTCGCGGTCGCCACCATCGCCATGGGCGCGGTCTTTGCCGCGGCCGCTGGTGTCGTGGGTGCCGTCGAGGTGATGATCGGCATGATGGCGATCCCGGCGATGCAACGCTATCGCTACAACAACAGCCTGATCGCAGGGACGATCTGCGCGGGCGGCTCGCTCGGCACGATGATCCCGCCCTCGGTCATTGCGGTGATGTATGCCTCGCTCGCACAGATCTCGGTGGGCGAGTTGCTGGCGGGGATCGCCTCGCCGACCGAGGCCGCCGCGGTGGGGGCGCTTGGCGCGCTCGTGGTCTGCGTCTTCTACGGGCGCTTCAGCATCGGGATGCTGCGCGAGGCGCTCAAGATCACCGTTCGGATCTCGGCGATGATCCTGCTGATCGTGGCGGCGGGCACGATGTTCATGGGCACCTTCGCGGCCAATGGCGGCTCGCGCCTGATCCGCAGCGCCGTCGAAAGTGCGGGCTTCGGCGAGGTCGGGGTGATCGTCTTCTTCCTCGTCATCGTGCTGCTGCTGGGTTTTGTGCTGGACTGGACGGCGAACGTGCTGATCTGCGTGCCGCTCTTCACGCCCTTCGTCCGGCAGGCGGGGATCGATCCGGTCTGGTTCGGAACCATGGTCATCATCGTGATCCAGACCAGCTATCTGACGCCACCGATGGCCTCGTCGATCTTCTATCTGAAATCCATCGCACCACCGGACATGACCTATGGGCAGATGTATCGCGGCGTCTTGCCCTTCATCTTCCTGCAGCTTGTGACGCTGGCGATCGTCGCACTCTTCCCGGCGATCGCCACGTGGCTGCCCGATCAGATCGAAGGCTTCTGA
- a CDS encoding Ldh family oxidoreductase has product MAEPHVISYEALLARVQTIFERAGVRPESAQAVARVIVAGERDNCKSHGIYRIEGCLRVLAAGKVSPDAEPEIHDAGKSVIEVDARGGFSNPAFYAAKDLLAERARETGLAALVIRDCLHFSALWHDVEALAEEGLASLSMCPSYSFVAPAGGKEPLLGTNPIAFGWPRPGAHPYVFDFATSVAARGEIELHRRAGKPIPEGWAVDREGNPTTDPDAALDGAMLTFGGHKGSAISTMVELLSGAMLGEFMSKEALDFMGGTDLLPRHGALVLALDPQSFAARSGRDPIVEGEKLLTAIGAQGARLPSERRFEARRKAMAEGIALSAAEMAQLDRFEASGLAPVDA; this is encoded by the coding sequence ATGGCCGAGCCGCATGTCATTTCCTACGAAGCGCTTCTCGCGCGGGTCCAGACGATCTTCGAGCGCGCCGGTGTGCGCCCCGAAAGCGCGCAGGCGGTGGCCCGGGTGATCGTCGCGGGCGAACGCGACAACTGCAAATCGCATGGGATCTATCGCATCGAGGGCTGCCTGCGGGTATTGGCGGCAGGCAAGGTTTCGCCCGATGCGGAGCCGGAAATCCACGACGCGGGCAAATCGGTGATCGAGGTCGACGCGCGGGGCGGTTTTTCGAACCCGGCGTTCTATGCCGCCAAGGATCTGCTCGCCGAACGGGCGCGCGAAACGGGACTCGCCGCGCTCGTGATCCGCGACTGTCTGCATTTCTCGGCGCTCTGGCATGATGTCGAGGCGCTGGCCGAAGAGGGGCTCGCCTCGCTCTCGATGTGTCCGAGCTATTCCTTCGTTGCGCCCGCGGGCGGCAAGGAGCCGCTTCTGGGCACCAACCCGATCGCCTTCGGCTGGCCGCGCCCGGGCGCGCACCCCTATGTGTTCGACTTCGCGACCAGCGTTGCGGCACGCGGCGAGATCGAATTGCACCGCCGCGCCGGCAAGCCGATCCCCGAGGGCTGGGCCGTTGATCGCGAGGGCAATCCGACGACCGACCCCGACGCCGCGCTCGACGGCGCGATGCTGACTTTCGGCGGGCACAAGGGGTCGGCGATCTCGACGATGGTCGAGCTGCTGTCGGGCGCGATGCTGGGTGAATTCATGAGCAAGGAGGCGCTCGACTTCATGGGCGGCACCGATCTGCTGCCGCGCCACGGGGCGCTGGTTCTGGCGCTCGACCCGCAGAGCTTCGCCGCGCGCAGCGGGCGTGATCCTATCGTCGAGGGCGAGAAGTTGCTGACCGCGATCGGGGCGCAGGGCGCACGCCTGCCGTCCGAGCGCCGGTTCGAGGCGCGCCGCAAGGCGATGGCCGAGGGGATCGCGCTGAGCGCGGCCGAGATGGCGCAACTCGATCGGTTCGAGGCAAGCGGTCTCGCCCCCGTCGACGCCTGA
- a CDS encoding TRAP transporter small permease subunit: protein MTTLLTIVDRISAILSRIADLVTLVLVVSMIYEVAARYVFSAPTIWAFDISYMCTGTLFILGAANALREDAHVRIDFLAQKMPAGLRRAVEGVVFLLMLTPIFTMLSDFAIRRAWRAWQTAEVEMVSPWAPLMWPFYGLLALGLLALTLQIAVHGLRAILRQDSTDTDFELKA from the coding sequence ATGACGACACTCTTGACTATCGTTGACCGGATCTCGGCGATCCTTTCGCGCATCGCGGATCTGGTGACACTGGTTCTGGTCGTGTCCATGATCTACGAGGTCGCGGCGCGCTATGTGTTCTCGGCGCCCACGATCTGGGCCTTCGACATTTCCTACATGTGCACGGGCACGCTGTTCATCCTGGGCGCGGCCAATGCCCTGCGCGAGGACGCGCATGTGCGCATCGACTTCCTCGCGCAGAAGATGCCCGCGGGCCTGCGTCGCGCCGTCGAGGGGGTCGTGTTCCTGCTGATGCTGACGCCGATCTTCACGATGCTGAGCGATTTCGCGATCCGCCGCGCCTGGCGCGCCTGGCAAACCGCCGAAGTCGAGATGGTCAGCCCCTGGGCACCGCTGATGTGGCCGTTCTACGGGCTGCTGGCGCTCGGGCTTCTGGCGCTGACGTTGCAGATTGCCGTGCATGGGCTGCGCGCCATCCTGCGCCAAGACTCCACCGATACCGATTTCGAACTCAAGGCCTGA
- a CDS encoding DUF5368 domain-containing protein produces MKELTLQTLIAVFEEIFGRGLFWTMVAVAAGITLAYIFVLIRDRHLSARKFLTAQLFMPVGAVAAVVFVQWVTHSGLGDIGGPIDWIVLLGVAGMGAVGLAILVYTVQALVAGKSPKDNG; encoded by the coding sequence ATGAAGGAACTGACGCTGCAAACCCTGATCGCGGTTTTCGAGGAGATCTTCGGCCGGGGCCTGTTCTGGACCATGGTCGCGGTCGCGGCCGGGATCACGCTGGCCTATATCTTCGTGCTGATCCGCGACCGCCACCTGTCGGCGCGCAAATTCCTGACCGCGCAACTGTTCATGCCGGTGGGGGCGGTTGCCGCCGTGGTCTTCGTGCAATGGGTGACCCATTCGGGCCTTGGCGATATCGGCGGGCCGATCGACTGGATCGTGCTGCTCGGCGTCGCGGGCATGGGCGCGGTCGGGCTCGCGATCCTCGTCTACACGGTGCAGGCGCTGGTGGCGGGCAAGAGCCCGAAAGACAACGGCTGA
- a CDS encoding amino acid ABC transporter ATP-binding protein — protein MIEIQNVHKSFGQLEVLKGIDLTVQSGEVVTIIGGSGSGKSTLLTCINGLEPIDSGKIMVDGVEVHAKSTNLNKLRQKIGIVFQQWNAFPHLTVLENVTLAPRKVLGLGKAEAEAIAEKQLKHVGLGEKLTTYPGRLSGGQQQRMAIARALAMSPDYMLFDEVTSALDPQLVGEVLETLKMLAEEGMTMICVTHEMAFARDVSDRVAYFHKGIMAEIGAPDQIFGNPQHPETQKFLASVR, from the coding sequence ATGATTGAGATCCAGAACGTCCACAAATCCTTTGGCCAGCTCGAGGTTCTCAAGGGCATCGACCTGACCGTCCAGAGCGGCGAGGTGGTCACCATCATCGGCGGCTCTGGCTCGGGCAAGTCGACGCTGCTGACCTGCATCAACGGGCTCGAACCGATCGATTCCGGCAAGATCATGGTCGATGGCGTCGAGGTCCATGCCAAGTCGACCAACCTCAACAAACTGCGGCAAAAGATCGGCATCGTCTTCCAGCAGTGGAACGCCTTCCCGCATCTGACCGTGCTGGAGAACGTGACCCTCGCGCCGCGCAAGGTGCTGGGTCTGGGCAAGGCCGAGGCCGAGGCGATCGCCGAGAAGCAACTCAAGCACGTCGGGCTGGGCGAAAAGCTGACCACCTACCCGGGTCGCCTGTCTGGCGGGCAGCAACAGCGCATGGCGATCGCCCGGGCGCTGGCGATGTCGCCCGATTACATGCTGTTCGACGAGGTGACCTCCGCGCTCGATCCGCAACTGGTGGGTGAGGTGCTCGAAACGCTGAAGATGCTGGCCGAGGAAGGCATGACCATGATCTGCGTGACGCATGAGATGGCCTTCGCGCGTGACGTGTCGGACCGGGTCGCCTATTTCCACAAGGGCATCATGGCCGAGATCGGCGCACCGGATCAGATCTTTGGCAACCCGCAGCACCCGGAAACCCAGAAGTTTCTGGCAAGCGTGCGCTAA
- a CDS encoding helix-turn-helix domain-containing protein: MEKSSRDDAELDAANDDWEAERLQLRSDLGSRMKAVRQACGLTLEVAAQRSGLALSTIHKIENGRVSPSYENLVRIARAYDIGMERLFSSDHEAHQTTRMTVTKAGQGRKVRAKHFEYEVLCNALAEKKIIPLVTLVEKRAPLAPEDLESHAGEETLYVLSGRIELVVEHYEPVVLEPGDCAYFDSTLKHGLRALDDDEARIFWACTYIDVDKKVANDPA; the protein is encoded by the coding sequence ATGGAAAAATCTTCCCGTGACGACGCCGAACTTGACGCGGCCAATGATGATTGGGAAGCCGAACGCCTGCAACTGCGCTCGGATCTGGGTAGCCGGATGAAGGCGGTGCGTCAGGCTTGCGGGCTCACGCTCGAGGTTGCGGCGCAGCGGAGCGGGCTTGCACTCTCGACGATCCACAAGATCGAGAATGGTCGCGTTTCACCCAGCTATGAGAATCTGGTCCGAATCGCGCGTGCCTACGACATCGGGATGGAGCGGCTGTTCTCGTCCGATCACGAGGCGCATCAGACGACGCGCATGACCGTGACCAAGGCGGGGCAGGGGCGCAAGGTGCGCGCCAAGCATTTCGAATACGAGGTGCTGTGCAACGCGCTCGCCGAGAAAAAGATCATCCCGCTGGTCACGCTGGTCGAGAAACGCGCGCCACTGGCCCCCGAAGACCTCGAGTCGCATGCCGGCGAGGAGACGCTCTATGTCCTGTCGGGGCGGATCGAGCTTGTGGTCGAGCACTATGAACCTGTCGTGCTCGAACCCGGAGATTGCGCCTATTTCGACAGCACGCTCAAGCACGGGCTGCGCGCACTCGACGACGACGAGGCCCGCATCTTCTGGGCCTGCACCTATATCGACGTGGACAAGAAGGTCGCGAACGACCCGGCTTGA
- a CDS encoding amino acid ABC transporter permease has translation MFDTALTSADLIFLAKGAGMTIFVTAISVTIGTALGILFGVIRVQLGAVLATPLTFFLDIFRSVPLLIQLVLGNAFMGMVLRLQLSGFTIACMVLSLYTAAYCTEIVRSGIDAVPATTRRAARSLGMSWLQEMRYIVMPLATRVALPSWIGLALGVMKDSALVYVVQVTELLKSTQILITRLQEPLFLLMICGAFYFLISFPLARFGGYLEKRWSND, from the coding sequence ATGTTCGATACCGCCCTCACCTCTGCCGATCTGATCTTCCTCGCCAAGGGCGCGGGAATGACGATCTTCGTCACGGCGATCTCGGTCACGATCGGGACCGCGCTCGGCATCCTCTTCGGGGTGATCCGGGTTCAGCTCGGGGCCGTTCTGGCGACGCCGCTGACGTTCTTCCTCGACATCTTCCGCTCGGTGCCGCTGCTCATTCAGCTGGTGCTGGGCAATGCCTTCATGGGCATGGTGCTGCGCCTGCAACTGTCGGGCTTCACCATCGCCTGCATGGTGCTCTCGCTTTACACGGCCGCCTATTGCACCGAGATCGTGCGCAGCGGCATCGACGCGGTGCCCGCCACGACCCGGCGCGCGGCGCGCTCGCTCGGCATGAGCTGGCTGCAGGAGATGCGCTACATCGTGATGCCTCTGGCCACGCGGGTCGCGCTGCCCTCGTGGATCGGCCTTGCGCTCGGCGTCATGAAGGACTCGGCGCTCGTCTATGTCGTGCAGGTGACCGAGCTTCTGAAATCGACCCAGATCCTCATCACGCGCCTGCAGGAGCCGCTGTTCCTTCTGATGATCTGCGGTGCCTTCTACTTCCTCATCAGCTTCCCGCTTGCCCGGTTCGGCGGTTATCTCGAAAAAAGGTGGTCCAATGATTGA
- a CDS encoding amino acid ABC transporter permease gives MFGYTFQWNQALARLPKMLDGAVVTMEVAVLSMLIGIAFAILLTLLRLSGSRPLRAVATSWVEIARNTPALFQIYMAHFGIATFGIHLSPFVSLLIGITFNNAGYLAENFRGALKAIPHTQTRAGRSLGMSQLQAFRYIILPQMLRISFLPMTNQVVWAVLMTSLGVTVGMNTDLYGVTQDLNALTFRTFELFAIAAVIFYVITKIITLGARLIAARLFRY, from the coding sequence ATGTTCGGATATACCTTCCAGTGGAACCAGGCGCTTGCCCGGCTTCCCAAGATGCTGGACGGTGCGGTGGTGACGATGGAAGTGGCGGTGCTGTCGATGCTGATCGGCATCGCTTTCGCCATCCTTCTGACCCTGCTGCGCCTCTCCGGCTCTCGCCCACTGCGCGCCGTCGCGACCAGCTGGGTCGAGATCGCGCGCAACACCCCCGCCCTGTTCCAGATCTACATGGCGCATTTCGGGATCGCCACTTTCGGCATCCACCTCAGCCCCTTCGTCTCGCTGCTGATCGGGATCACCTTCAACAACGCGGGCTATCTCGCCGAGAACTTCCGCGGCGCGCTCAAGGCCATTCCCCACACGCAGACGCGCGCGGGCCGTTCGCTGGGCATGTCCCAGCTTCAGGCATTCCGCTACATCATCCTGCCGCAGATGCTGCGCATCTCCTTCCTGCCGATGACCAACCAGGTGGTCTGGGCCGTGCTGATGACATCACTCGGAGTCACCGTCGGCATGAACACCGACCTCTATGGTGTCACGCAGGATCTGAACGCGCTTACCTTCCGCACGTTCGAGCTGTTCGCTATTGCCGCGGTCATCTTCTACGTCATCACCAAGATCATCACGCTCGGCGCGCGCCTGATTGCCGCGCGCCTGTTCCGGTATTGA
- a CDS encoding aldehyde dehydrogenase (NADP(+)) — translation MTFEPHGKHLIAGSWIATAQTFRSEPAHGPAHEFSVGTPELVDQAVRAAEEAFWTYGYTTREARAEFLDAIADEIEARAEAITEIGTQETGLPEARLNGERGRTTGQLRLFASHIRTGDYLDRRHDVALPDRAPLPRPDLRMMQRPIGPVAVFGASNFPLAFSTAGGDTAAALAAGCPVVVKGHGAHPGTGEIIAEAILAAINTCAMPKGVFSLVQGGKRDVGQALVQHPLIKAVGFTGSLAGGRALFDLCAQRPEPIPFFGELGSVNPMFMLPAAIASRGADLGRAWAASLAMGAGQFCTNPGIAVVIEGSEADAFVEAARVALSETGAQVMLTEGIAAAYARGADKMGKQAGVQDLLTSMCDRREAKPFLFRVSAQDWMGNHALAEEVFGPLGLVVVARDVDEMLDVAHSFGGQLTATLHMDAADATLARRLMPILERKAGRVLANGFPTGVEVCDSMVHGGPYPASTNFGATSVGTLSIRRFLRPVCYQNIPAALLPEDLA, via the coding sequence ATGACTTTCGAACCCCATGGCAAGCACCTGATCGCGGGATCGTGGATCGCAACCGCTCAGACGTTCCGGTCGGAACCCGCACACGGCCCGGCGCATGAATTTTCGGTCGGAACGCCCGAGTTGGTGGATCAGGCGGTCCGCGCGGCCGAGGAGGCGTTCTGGACCTATGGCTACACGACGCGCGAGGCGCGGGCGGAGTTTCTGGACGCCATCGCAGACGAGATCGAGGCCCGCGCCGAGGCGATCACCGAGATCGGCACGCAGGAAACCGGCCTGCCCGAGGCGCGCCTGAATGGCGAGCGCGGGCGCACCACGGGGCAGCTGCGGCTCTTTGCGAGCCATATCCGCACGGGCGACTATCTCGACCGCCGCCACGATGTCGCGTTGCCTGATCGCGCGCCGCTGCCGCGCCCGGATCTGCGCATGATGCAGCGCCCGATCGGCCCGGTTGCGGTCTTTGGCGCGTCGAACTTCCCGCTGGCCTTCTCGACCGCGGGTGGCGATACTGCGGCGGCGCTTGCTGCGGGCTGTCCGGTCGTGGTCAAGGGGCACGGCGCGCATCCCGGCACGGGCGAGATCATCGCCGAGGCGATCCTTGCGGCGATCAACACGTGCGCTATGCCCAAAGGGGTCTTCTCGCTCGTGCAGGGCGGCAAGCGCGATGTCGGGCAGGCGCTGGTGCAGCACCCGCTGATCAAGGCGGTTGGGTTCACCGGCTCGCTGGCCGGCGGTCGCGCCCTGTTCGACCTTTGTGCACAGCGCCCCGAACCGATCCCTTTCTTCGGGGAACTCGGATCGGTCAACCCGATGTTCATGTTGCCCGCCGCGATCGCCAGCCGGGGGGCTGATCTCGGCCGTGCCTGGGCGGCTTCGCTTGCGATGGGCGCGGGTCAGTTCTGCACCAACCCCGGGATCGCGGTGGTGATCGAGGGCAGCGAGGCGGACGCCTTTGTCGAGGCCGCGCGCGTCGCGCTGTCCGAAACCGGTGCGCAGGTGATGCTGACCGAGGGGATCGCGGCCGCCTATGCCCGCGGTGCCGACAAGATGGGCAAGCAGGCCGGGGTGCAGGATCTGCTGACCTCGATGTGCGACCGGCGCGAGGCAAAGCCCTTCCTGTTCCGCGTCTCGGCGCAGGACTGGATGGGCAACCATGCTCTCGCCGAGGAGGTGTTCGGCCCGCTTGGGCTAGTTGTCGTGGCGCGCGACGTGGATGAGATGCTGGACGTCGCGCACAGCTTCGGCGGACAGCTGACCGCGACGCTGCATATGGATGCGGCGGACGCGACCCTGGCGCGGCGGCTCATGCCGATCCTTGAGCGCAAGGCCGGGCGTGTGCTGGCAAACGGCTTCCCGACCGGCGTGGAGGTTTGCGACAGCATGGTGCATGGTGGGCCTTATCCGGCCTCGACGAACTTCGGGGCGACCTCGGTCGGAACCTTGTCGATCCGTCGCTTCCTGCGCCCGGTCTGCTATCAAAACATCCCGGCGGCCCTGCTGCCGGAGGATCTGGCGTAA
- a CDS encoding SDR family oxidoreductase — protein MQKIILVTGASSGFGRLTSLALARGGDTVYASMRDTSGRNAGNAEELRRISRAEGIDLRPLELDIQAESSVEGAVATVIAEAGHIDVLVHNAGHMMFGPDEAFTAEQLAQQYDVNVLGTKRLNRAALPHMRQRGEGLLVWVSSSSSAGGVPPYLAPYFAAKAAMDSLATSYARELTRWGIETTIVVPGAFTKGTNHFAHAGHPADEARLAEYEAGPYANFGETVQRAFGEIVPEDADPADVAELIAGVVAKPAGPRPFRLHLDPAADGADVGFAVLDRLRAEMLHRVGLGDLLKVAVRQRACRVRRGKPAIC, from the coding sequence ATGCAAAAGATCATCCTCGTCACCGGCGCGTCGAGCGGCTTTGGCCGCCTGACCTCGCTGGCCCTCGCGCGCGGTGGTGACACCGTCTATGCCTCAATGCGCGACACCTCAGGGCGCAATGCGGGCAACGCAGAAGAACTACGCAGGATTTCCCGGGCCGAAGGCATCGACCTGCGGCCGCTGGAACTTGACATTCAGGCTGAAAGCTCGGTCGAGGGCGCCGTCGCCACGGTCATCGCCGAGGCCGGACATATCGACGTGCTGGTTCACAACGCAGGACATATGATGTTCGGCCCTGACGAGGCCTTCACCGCCGAGCAGCTGGCCCAGCAATATGACGTGAACGTCCTGGGCACGAAGCGGCTGAACCGTGCCGCCCTGCCCCATATGCGCCAGCGTGGCGAGGGACTCTTGGTCTGGGTTTCCAGTTCCAGCTCGGCTGGCGGGGTGCCGCCCTACCTGGCGCCCTATTTCGCGGCCAAGGCGGCGATGGATTCGCTCGCCACGTCCTACGCGCGGGAACTGACCCGCTGGGGCATCGAGACCACCATCGTCGTCCCGGGCGCCTTCACCAAGGGGACCAACCATTTCGCTCATGCGGGCCATCCGGCGGATGAGGCGCGCCTCGCCGAATACGAGGCTGGCCCCTACGCGAACTTTGGCGAAACCGTGCAGAGGGCCTTTGGCGAGATCGTTCCCGAGGACGCCGACCCCGCGGATGTGGCGGAGCTCATCGCCGGAGTCGTCGCGAAACCGGCAGGCCCACGGCCCTTCCGGTTGCATTTGGACCCGGCCGCCGACGGCGCCGATGTCGGCTTCGCCGTGCTTGACCGGCTGCGCGCCGAGATGCTGCATCGGGTCGGGCTGGGCGATTTGCTGAAAGTGGCGGTCCGGCAACGGGCTTGCAGGGTCAGACGCGGAAAGCCCGCAATTTGTTGA
- a CDS encoding ABC transporter substrate-binding protein, with protein sequence MNKITMIAALIAGTAIAGAARADKLDDIIASGTLRCAVVLDFPPMGSRDASNEPIGFDVDYCNDLAAALGVKAEIVETPFPERIPALMSGRVDVGVASTSDTLERAKTVGFSIPYFAFEMAVTANEKSGITSYEGMKGHTVGAVAGTYEAIALEKQVAEWGEGSFRPYQTQADVFLALSQGQLDATVSTSTVAMANVKTGNFPGVSVVGKAPFDTDYVALFTNRNEYGLINYLNLFVNQQIRTGRYAELYEKWVGGELPSLTVPNAYR encoded by the coding sequence ATGAACAAGATCACCATGATCGCCGCGCTGATCGCCGGGACCGCGATTGCCGGCGCCGCCCGTGCGGACAAACTCGACGACATCATCGCCTCGGGCACGCTGCGTTGCGCCGTCGTGCTCGACTTCCCGCCGATGGGCAGCCGCGACGCGAGCAACGAGCCGATCGGCTTCGACGTTGACTACTGCAACGACCTCGCCGCGGCGCTTGGCGTCAAGGCCGAGATCGTCGAAACGCCCTTTCCCGAGCGCATCCCCGCGCTGATGTCGGGCCGCGTCGATGTCGGTGTCGCCTCGACCTCGGACACGCTCGAGCGCGCAAAGACCGTCGGCTTCTCGATCCCCTACTTCGCCTTTGAAATGGCCGTCACCGCCAACGAGAAATCGGGCATCACCTCCTACGAAGGGATGAAAGGTCACACCGTGGGCGCCGTCGCCGGCACCTATGAGGCCATCGCGCTGGAAAAGCAGGTCGCCGAATGGGGTGAAGGCTCGTTCCGTCCCTATCAGACCCAGGCCGACGTCTTCCTCGCGCTCAGCCAGGGCCAACTCGACGCGACCGTCTCGACCTCGACCGTGGCAATGGCCAACGTCAAGACCGGCAACTTCCCCGGGGTTTCGGTGGTCGGCAAAGCGCCCTTCGACACCGACTATGTCGCGCTGTTCACCAACCGCAACGAATACGGTCTGATCAACTATCTGAACCTGTTCGTGAACCAGCAGATCCGCACCGGCCGCTATGCCGAGCTTTATGAAAAGTGGGTCGGCGGTGAGCTCCCGTCCTTGACGGTTCCGAACGCCTATCGCTAA